A single region of the Prevotella sp. HUN102 genome encodes:
- a CDS encoding DUF4595 domain-containing protein → MKKILTITCLTTMILSATTTFSSCSSDNNDTPNVQPFTAINPKNVFTGGLPKTAAEMSIQTNEKGQVVSLKSEEGIVTFKYNEATTRGTAPAYDVIMTVGDGKEKLVCNLYLNKDGFVSRCEEEEYNLEGMERELWDFTYNSDGQLLTMLRIEGGKETTTIKYQDGDIVETKTVSASEPEESSLYKVYYTSNTISTPIINKGCIMLFDETLGIDMDEMRYAYYAGLLGKATKHLPVRLVSEKYQDTSLFEWTLNAAGYPTLFSAGVEKYPFTW, encoded by the coding sequence ATGAAGAAAATATTAACCATCACGTGCCTTACTACAATGATACTGAGCGCAACAACGACATTTAGCTCTTGCAGCAGCGACAATAATGACACTCCAAACGTGCAGCCTTTTACTGCTATAAATCCTAAAAATGTATTTACAGGAGGACTTCCCAAAACAGCAGCCGAGATGAGCATTCAGACAAATGAGAAAGGACAGGTAGTCTCGCTCAAATCCGAAGAAGGAATCGTTACCTTCAAATATAATGAAGCAACAACACGTGGCACAGCACCTGCTTATGATGTAATAATGACGGTTGGAGATGGAAAGGAGAAGCTCGTCTGCAATTTGTACCTCAACAAAGACGGATTTGTCAGCCGTTGCGAGGAGGAAGAATATAATTTAGAGGGAATGGAAAGAGAATTATGGGATTTTACATACAACAGCGACGGCCAGCTGCTGACTATGCTGCGCATAGAAGGAGGCAAAGAGACTACTACTATTAAATATCAAGACGGAGATATCGTAGAAACAAAAACAGTTTCTGCCAGCGAACCTGAAGAAAGCAGCCTGTATAAGGTTTATTACACCTCGAATACAATTTCCACGCCTATTATAAACAAAGGCTGTATTATGCTTTTCGATGAAACTTTGGGTATTGATATGGACGAAATGAGATACGCCTACTATGCCGGACTGTTGGGTAAGGCTACCAAACATTTGCCCGTGCGTCTCGTTAGCGAGAAATATCAGGACACATCTCTGTTTGAGTGGACTTTGAATGCGGCAGGTTATCCTACATTGTTTTCAGCTGGAGTAGAAAAATACCCATTCACTTGGTAG
- a CDS encoding IS30 family transposase translates to MYHQLISEQRSQIFALLQKKTARKDIAAIVGISQATLSREIKRNSTPSGKYIWTKAHDMAMERRRRTVSNSRLSDELVWRIKEYIVNDQWSPRQISGYLRVNEGIRVSHQSIYNIIHDDPTGKLAGHTRHQMKYRHHPKGGHLPVKDRVSIHERSKEVDGKRFGDFEMDLIVDPAQRAILTLVEKSTNMLLMRKLPFGKQSKPLAKAVRRLLLPYKDRLKTITTDNGPEFAAHKDITKWLGVPVYFADPYCPWQKGAIENTNKLIRQYIPKKDSFENYTDKRIMAIQKKLNERPREKLNFSTPKCEFFKHVL, encoded by the coding sequence ATGTACCATCAATTAATCTCGGAGCAAAGGTCGCAAATTTTCGCCTTACTTCAAAAGAAAACCGCAAGAAAAGATATTGCCGCCATCGTCGGCATCAGTCAGGCAACACTCTCACGTGAAATCAAACGCAACAGCACGCCCTCGGGAAAGTATATCTGGACGAAGGCGCACGACATGGCCATGGAGCGCAGGAGGCGAACGGTGAGCAACTCCAGGCTCTCCGACGAATTGGTCTGGAGAATCAAGGAATATATCGTTAATGACCAATGGTCTCCAAGACAAATATCGGGGTATCTGCGTGTGAATGAGGGGATAAGGGTGTCCCATCAGTCCATCTACAACATCATCCACGATGACCCGACAGGGAAACTTGCCGGGCACACAAGACATCAGATGAAATACAGGCATCACCCCAAGGGTGGGCATCTTCCTGTCAAGGACAGGGTGAGCATCCATGAGAGAAGCAAGGAAGTGGACGGGAAGAGATTTGGAGACTTTGAGATGGACCTGATCGTCGACCCTGCCCAAAGGGCCATACTCACACTGGTGGAGAAATCCACCAATATGTTGCTTATGCGGAAACTGCCATTTGGGAAGCAGTCGAAGCCTCTGGCAAAAGCAGTCAGGAGACTGCTGCTGCCATACAAGGACAGACTGAAGACCATTACCACTGACAACGGACCTGAGTTTGCCGCACATAAGGATATCACGAAATGGTTGGGCGTGCCTGTGTACTTTGCAGATCCATATTGTCCATGGCAAAAGGGAGCCATTGAGAATACAAACAAGTTAATCAGACAATATATACCTAAAAAGGATTCCTTTGAGAACTATACGGACAAGAGGATTATGGCCATACAGAAGAAATTGAATGAAAGACCAAGGGAAAAATTAAACTTTTCCACACCAAAGTGCGAGTTCTTCAAACATGTGTTGTAA
- a CDS encoding putative transporter: MDGIVSLLTTPGIGQSIFVLALVITVGILLSKIKVGGFSLGVTWVLFSGILAGHLGLQIDPMVLSFVKESGMVLFIFGIGMIVGPGFFSTFKQGGVQLNLLSLLSIGLALLMTYLIFSLSCTPIDTMVGILAGAVTNTPSLGAAQEAAKGISGSISSDIGIGYALAYPVAILGLILTTGCLKWVLRVKVDEESQRIEDREKAQGKEALVYSIEVSNPSVYGLDIAHVKLLLDKHDFLVSRIMHKKTSEIEMAHPKSVIEEGDKIMVISEHHEMEMICAFIGHRIEMTDALWGKLDRRLISKRCLVTQGTVNGKSIEELKFRSIYHVNISRVLRAGVHLIGKPDLLLQTGDTVVLVGEEENVKRVEKILGNSVSTLKKPNLMVLSVVILIGILVGSIEFPLGNMPMPAKLGFSGGTLVVAILISNFGTRFRLNTHNTQSVNLMLKEFGITLFLACVGLSVGGSFVSKLLDGGYLWMAYAALIMLIPLWATCILGRYWLKLDYFTLLGYIAGNMTFAPALSLTPDASKNNIPAIKYATVYPLTMFLRVMLAQWMILLFA, translated from the coding sequence ATGGACGGAATCGTAAGTTTGCTTACCACACCCGGAATCGGACAGTCTATCTTCGTACTGGCACTTGTCATTACGGTCGGCATTCTGCTGAGCAAAATCAAGGTGGGAGGATTCTCGCTGGGCGTTACTTGGGTGTTGTTCTCAGGCATTCTCGCCGGACACCTCGGCTTGCAGATCGACCCGATGGTGCTCTCATTCGTGAAAGAAAGCGGTATGGTGCTCTTCATCTTCGGTATCGGAATGATAGTGGGGCCAGGATTCTTCTCAACGTTCAAGCAGGGAGGTGTCCAGCTCAATCTTCTCTCGCTCCTTTCCATCGGACTGGCACTCCTGATGACCTATCTCATCTTCTCTCTTTCGTGCACTCCGATAGACACGATGGTGGGCATATTGGCCGGAGCCGTTACGAATACGCCTTCGCTCGGTGCGGCGCAGGAAGCGGCAAAGGGAATATCGGGCAGCATTTCGTCTGACATCGGTATCGGTTATGCACTGGCTTATCCGGTGGCCATTCTCGGACTGATACTCACAACGGGCTGCCTGAAGTGGGTGTTGAGAGTGAAGGTGGACGAGGAATCGCAGCGCATTGAAGACCGGGAGAAGGCACAGGGCAAGGAGGCATTGGTGTATTCCATAGAAGTATCGAACCCCAGCGTTTACGGACTCGACATAGCACACGTAAAACTGTTGCTCGACAAGCACGATTTCCTTGTATCGAGAATTATGCACAAGAAAACCTCGGAGATAGAAATGGCGCATCCGAAGTCGGTTATCGAGGAAGGCGACAAGATTATGGTGATTTCCGAACATCACGAAATGGAAATGATATGCGCTTTCATCGGGCACAGAATCGAAATGACGGATGCCCTGTGGGGAAAACTCGACAGAAGACTCATCTCGAAAAGATGCCTCGTAACACAGGGAACGGTAAACGGAAAGAGCATTGAGGAACTGAAGTTCCGTTCCATCTATCACGTGAACATCTCGCGTGTGCTGCGTGCCGGCGTGCATCTTATCGGAAAGCCCGACTTGCTTTTGCAGACGGGTGACACCGTAGTGCTCGTAGGCGAGGAGGAAAACGTGAAGCGCGTGGAAAAGATACTGGGCAACTCGGTTTCCACGCTCAAGAAACCTAACCTGATGGTGCTTTCGGTCGTGATTCTGATAGGTATTCTTGTGGGAAGCATCGAATTCCCACTCGGAAATATGCCGATGCCGGCCAAGTTGGGATTCTCCGGAGGAACGCTTGTGGTGGCAATCCTCATCAGCAACTTCGGAACCCGGTTCCGTCTGAACACGCACAACACGCAGAGTGTGAACCTTATGCTGAAGGAATTTGGCATTACGCTCTTCCTTGCGTGCGTGGGATTGAGCGTGGGAGGAAGTTTCGTGAGCAAGCTGCTCGACGGCGGTTATCTCTGGATGGCCTATGCTGCCCTGATAATGCTCATTCCTCTCTGGGCAACTTGCATTCTCGGTCGCTATTGGCTGAAGCTCGACTACTTCACTCTGCTCGGTTACATAGCCGGCAATATGACCTTCGCCCCTGCCTTGTCGCTCACGCCTGATGCGTCGAAGAACAATATTCCCGCCATCAAGTACGCCACGGTCTATCCGCTCACGATGTTCCTCCGCGTAATGTTGGCTCAGTGGATGATTCTTCTGTTTGCATAA
- a CDS encoding acyl-[acyl-carrier-protein] thioesterase — protein MEKLSNIGSYLFLAEPFHCDFSKRLFIGHLGNHLLNAADYHSSERGYGMDYLNTINKTWVLSRLAIEMDEMPEMYTRFNVESWVDGVMKFFTSRNFKVIGEDGIVYGYGKSVWAMIDTETRQPTDIFAIRDGLIKEYVETEHECPIEKSSRVKMGGDAELVRTIPTYYNDVDINGHINSVKYIEHVMDLWDLDWYKAHRVKRFEIAYIAESHQGDNLSFYRSENAVTDGLTDFSVRITKTNSDGEEVEVCRSRILFK, from the coding sequence ATGGAAAAACTATCAAACATTGGCAGCTATCTTTTTTTAGCTGAACCTTTTCACTGTGATTTTTCAAAACGATTGTTTATTGGGCATCTGGGCAACCATCTGCTGAACGCAGCCGACTATCATAGCAGTGAGCGTGGATACGGAATGGACTATCTGAACACTATCAACAAAACGTGGGTATTGAGCCGTTTGGCTATTGAAATGGATGAAATGCCCGAGATGTACACAAGGTTCAACGTTGAGAGCTGGGTGGATGGAGTAATGAAATTCTTCACAAGCCGTAATTTCAAAGTGATTGGAGAAGACGGAATTGTTTATGGTTATGGTAAGAGTGTATGGGCAATGATTGATACGGAAACGCGTCAGCCGACTGATATCTTTGCCATTCGCGACGGACTGATAAAGGAGTATGTGGAAACGGAGCACGAATGTCCGATAGAAAAATCATCACGCGTGAAGATGGGTGGTGATGCTGAACTGGTACGCACGATTCCCACCTATTATAATGATGTGGATATCAATGGGCATATCAATTCCGTGAAATACATTGAGCACGTGATGGATTTATGGGATTTGGATTGGTATAAGGCGCACAGAGTGAAAAGATTTGAAATTGCATATATTGCTGAGTCGCATCAGGGCGACAATCTTAGTTTTTACAGGAGTGAAAATGCAGTAACTGATGGGCTTACGGACTTTTCTGTACGAATAACCAAGACTAATTCCGATGGCGAAGAGGTCGAGGTATGTAGAAGCAGAATATTATTCAAATAA